ATCTCTGCCCACAGCGAATTCTCCTATGCCCAGGAAGCAGTCCGCCTGGGTGCGCGCGACTATCTGCTGAAGCCGATCGGCAAGCATAAGCTGACCGAGCTGATCGACAGCCTGACGACTGAAATCCAGCAGGATAACCACATCTCGCGGCAAGGCGAGCGGCTGAAGACCAGTCTGCGGTTCCTGCGCGAGGGGGTTTTTCAGCGGCTGGCCTCCGGGCTGGATATCGGGAATCTGGATATCGACGCCTTCATTGAAGATTATCATTCCTTCTATCTGGTCATGATTCAGCTGGAGCCGGGGGATCAGAGCGCCCGGCTGGAGCATTTCATTGTCGAGAATGTTCTCTCCGAGCTGATCGAGCGGTATGGGCGGGGCTTCGTGGTCAGCTATGACCGCCAGCACCTGCTGGGCCTGATCTCACCGGGCGAGAGTGTGCGGATAGAGCAGTTCCAGGACGAGGTGAAGACGCATCTGACGCATTATTTGAAAATCCCTTTTCAGATCATCCATTCCGGGCTGAGCTGTGACTTCCATACGGTGCCGCAGATCGTGAAGCGGATGCGGGAGGCTTCGGCCTTTCAGGGACCGCCGCTTGAGCCAATGAAGGGGAGCGGAGAGAAGGCGATTGAAGTGGCGCTGCAATATATTAAGGAGCATTTCTATGAAGAGCTGTCGCTGGAGAGAATTGCTTCGGTGGTGTTCCTGAATCCTGCGTATTTCAGCCAGCTGTTCAAGCAGAAGACAGGGCAAGGGTACAAGGAATACGTCACCTCGCTGCGGCTGGAGCAGGCGAAGCTATTACTACTGAACCCGGGGCTGAAGCTGGCCGATATCGCGGAGCGGGTAGGATACCAGGACATGCGCCATTTTACCCAAATGTTCCGCAAGAAATACCAGCTCACCCCCACCGAATACCGCCAAGCGGAGAGCATAAGCATTCTTAGGAGCAAGGGTACTCTGTAATGATGTCTACGACTTCGATTCTTCCGTTAATCAACAGCTCTGGAAGCGCGTTATTGAGATTACCTTTCCAGTATTCTCTGGCTTGTTCGATTTTACGGGAGAATGGAGTCGCGTCTTCCTTGGGCAATAGACCGCCGTCACCTTCAAAAATAGCTCCAGTGACCTTAAGTTTCACGATCTGCAGCACTTTCCGGTGATACGAATCGAATATGCTTTTCCACATCAGGGCGTCTTCATAGCTCTTCGCTGCGTATAAGCAAGACAAACGTGAAGGATACTCAGGATGTTCCTGTAGCCTTACCATTTCAACGATCACCTCCCGAACCGCTCGGATGGTCTGCTCCGCATACTTAACCGTAACATCTGCATCCTCTTTATCCAATTTCAAACCGTCATCAGTATAATTACCGTGCAGGATTTGAATAACGTCTTCCCCTTTGGAATTCAACTGTTCTTGCTCAAAAAAGAAGCGATACAAGGTGTTTTTCTGCTGGTTGTCAAAATGAATGATTTGATTCAGGGCCATCTTCTTCCGGGTTACAATGTGGTAAACGTATCTTTCGCTTGCTTGCATTGTCTACCTCCTTTCATCAATAATTAACCCAGTGCTCCAGCGTGACAGCGCGGGTTAGGCCAATGGATTCGGCGAGGCGGATGGAGGCGGGATTGTTCTCCAGCACCTGGTACCTGGGAATGAAGCCGCGCTTCTGGGTGTGGAAGACTGCTGTGCGGACTACGCGCTGTGCTAATCCACGCTGTCTGGCAGCTTCTACGGTACGTACGCCGCCGATCTCCCAGATTTGCTCCTCGTTGCGGTACACCATACATGTACTAAGTGGCGTCTCCCCGTCAAATAACGTCACACCGAAAGCCCCGTCTTCAAAATACTGCGTGATCTCCTCTAACGAATACTCATTCGCCATCCACAGCGGCAGCAGCCGTTCATCGATAGTATCACTGACCGTGCAGGCCTCATCTGCGCTGAACCTCTGGCCTTCGGCCGAAGAATACGAGTAGAGACTACGGACCCGCCGCAGCGTGAAATACGGTTCCAGCGCCTGACGGTACGCATCCTCCTGAAGCTTGAAGACCAGGTTGGCGTCCTGCGGCAACCGCTTGAGCAGGGCCGGGAAGACCTCAGGACTGCTGTAGTCCATCAGCACAACGGTGTCAGCCTCCGGGTAGGTCCGTTGATCATAGGCGAAGGTGGCGGCAGGCATAAGCAGCAGCACTCCCCACTCTTCCTGTTGTTCAATCAGCACGCTGTCGATCTGCGTATGATACGCCGTCATCATTTTGAGCAGTGTAACATTCTTCAGCGGATTCCGGCGTAATCTCTCCATTATGGTTGTATAGTGACTCAAGTGAGATCAGCCCCTTTGCTCAGATTAATAGATTGTTCAATGTCATCCAGGCGTTTGAACAGGCGCCCATACTTCGATAACATGGAAGGATCATCTACCTTGACACTGGATCTGTAAAAAAGGATATCGCCCGTCCCCTCGTTGATCCGTCCCCCCGCTTGAAGAATCTGCTTCAGGTGCCTGGCGGTTCCGAGACTGCCTGAGATGAAGTCAACCGTATCCGGGAATATCTTCCGCAGGCTTCCCTCGAAGTAGGGGAAGTGAGTGCATCCAAGGACCACCGTGCTGTACCGCTTAAGGTCCAAGTGGGCGAGCTCACTTTTCAGATAGGGAATAATTCTATCTTCGTCAAAATCAAAGCGCTCCGCAAACTCAACCAGCCCGGGCAGCGGCAGACTGTCAACAATCTCCCCGTGATCGATACGGTGCACCAAATCATGATACTTCTTCTCCTGCAGCGTTAAGCGGGTAGCAAGTACCAGCACCTTCTTCTGCTTGCCCTCCGATTGTTCAACCGCAGGCTTCACGGCCGGCTCGATCCCGAGGACCGGAAAGTCATACCGCTGCCGCAGCTCTTCGATCACGATGCTGGTGGCTGTGTTACAAGCGACCACCAACGCTTTTATATGCTGCTTGGCCATGAAATCCACCGCTTGCAGGATGTATTCCCTGACTTCGTCTTTCGTCTTCTCCCCATAGGGCACATGGTTGGTATCTGCATAGAAGAGGTAGTCCTCTTGCGGCAAGAGCTTAAGCGCCTGATGAAGCACGGTTAACCCGCCTATTCCGGAGTCAAAAAATCCAATTCGCATACGTCCACTCTTTCCGTCAATATTAAAAGGATTCTACTATTCTATCATTAGACTTATAGTATAACTATAGCGTATGGACAAAAGGCCAGACTTCCGCCTCTGTTGCCTGAGGGGAGAAGCCTGGTCTATAAGCAGAGCAAAGCGGTAATCAGCTCTCGTTCTTAGTCACACCGTTCAGACTCGGCACGACGTCTGCTGCTTTATCAGGAGTCACCATTTGGGGGATTTCGCTGATACTGGCGTGATTCTGCTGGTTGTTTTTTGAATCGGCGCGGTTATTTGCACGGTCATGCTTCGGGTCTGCACTATTCTTGGGCATACTGTTCACCTCCGTCTCTGCGGGTTAGTATGAGATTGCGGTTTGTATTTTATTCCAGTGGCGGTTATTGGTTATAGTTGAAGGAGGAGAGGGATTGTGGCTGAGAAGACCAAGGTTGTAGAAGTGGTTCCTTATGATCCGGCCTGGAAGGCGGAATATAGCAGAATTGAGGCGCGGATGCTTGAGATCGCCGGGGATCTGATTATCCGGTCAGAGCATGTGGGCAGCACCTCGATTGAAGGGCTGTGGGCCAAGCCTGTGATTGATATCGATCTGGTGATGGCGAGCTATGACCAGTTGCCGGAGATCATCCGCAGACTGCAGGCGTTCGGTTATGAGCATCAGGGCAACCTGGGCATTGAGGGCCGGGAAGCCTTCAAGAGCAACCAGGATGATGGATTCATGAAATACCATCTGTATGTATGTCCCAAGGACGGCAAAGGTTACGTGGAGCATATTCTGTTCCGAGATTATCTGCGCAGCCATCCCGCTGCCCGGGAGGAATATCAGGCGGTCAAGCAGCGGCTGGCTGAAGAGTACCGTTATGACATTGATGCGTATTGTGACGGGAAGACCGCGTTTGTACAGTCTATTTTGCAGAGGGCCTCACAGCAGCAAGAGTGAGAGGGAGCTTACCTGGGACGGGTCCAGAATCCCTCTGCGGACGGCTTGTCCGGCAGCACTGCCTCGTATACACGCATTCCCGCCGGGTCATGGAACCCGAATGTTCTCCAGCCGTTCAGCTGCGGGGAACCGAAGCAGATATGCAGCTCACGGGCTGTATTGTCACAGACCATGGACCATAAGGTGCCTAATCCTTCGCTGTAATGGTGACAGCAGATTCCTTCGGGATATTCGCGTCCTGCGGCAGCTTTCATGGCTGCTACAGGATTGATGGCGGTGTTATCGTCTATAAGTGCTGTCCGCAGCGCGTCATATCTGGTCCATGAGTTCTCCATGACTTGCTGATTATGCAGCTGCATGGAGGGCAGGGTGTAATGGTTCGCCGAGAGCACGAGCTGGCTTGCGCTTAAGCTGGCAGCATCCGGGTGATACTGGATCGCTTTCCCGGTACCAGCCGTCTCCACGAGAGCGATGTTCCCTTGGGCGTCAGAGATCAGGAAGTTTCTGTAGTCGGCCACCGGCATGCTGCGCATGAGCTGGGCCGCTTCTTCCGCAGTAGTACATTGATCCAGCAAGGCCCGGACTACGCCTGGAAAAATAAAGCCCTCCCCGGTCATCTCCGGCCGGACTCTCCCCGAGGTGGTGGTTATGGTAAGTCCTGCCTCATTCATCCCGTCATAACGTCCGAACAGCTGCAGCGCAAAGCCGGTATGCGCCGGTTTGCCCTTCACCCGGGTTGTGCTGAGCAGCAGCTGATTGTACGGCTCATCCTCCCAGCCAAAATCATAATTACGCATATGATAGGTCTGTCCGCTCTGACCCGCACTTGCTTCGGTTCGGTAGGCTGCCTGTGTGCAGTGGCCCGGTGCCTGAAAATAGGAATAATAGAATACGACATGGGCTGCTAGGGCACCGGTCTCATCGGCGAAGCCCTGAATCTCTTCATTCAAGCCGGGGCAGTAGCGCTCGAAGCTCTCCATGGCTTTGTCCGCAGCATGCGGCGTCAGCGGGGAGGCTCCCATGAAGGGGGAGGACAAGAATTTTAGCATGGCGGGGTCATTCTTATGATGGGCGCCCAAGGTGCGTCCGACCTCATAATGAGTACCTTCGGTAACGAGATGTGTAAATTGTGCGCTCTTGCGCTCTAACAGGGGATTATCAGACATATGAATGATCCTTCTTTTTCGTTATTCTCTGCGCAGAGTAGGTTCATTATAACGGGCGTATAGATCAGGCGGCAAAGCCCGCTGCGCCTCAAATCCCCGGATGCGCAGCCAAGTGGCGAAGCGCTGTTATGAATTAGTCGCATTTTCACTGGAATAGAAGGAAATACTTGTATTATTGAGATTTTTAAGGTAAATTAATGGTATGACTTTCGGATTACAATTCTTCCGGAAGTGTAACCTATTACTTTGTATATGCAAGTCGAAGAGGAGCATTTCCCCCAAATGCTCCTCTTTGCGTGGGCAGGCTGTTAAGGTGCGAATGAAACGGTCTGAAGCACATAGCGGATGATGAAGAAGGCAATGATCATTATGGAGAAGGCGCTTAGCAGAAAAGAAACAATCTCTCTACCTGAACGTTTAGTTCGCCGCATTACGGTCACCTCGGAGTCTAGGAATGAAAGGCTGTCCAAGCTTATGCTCTATCCATCCATATTATACATAATTATTCCAAGACTGTAATAGAAGTCCCGCAGGCTGTACAGATCAAACTTATGTTTGTTATTGCTGCCCGAAGTAAGATAGAATGAACCTACGCCAAAACAGCTAAGAAATCATTTACTTCAATGGAGGCTTTACACCTATGTCAGATTTTAATACAGAACATGAGAATCAACCGCTGAACCGGACTCTGCTGAACGAAGCGGGACTGGACCCGAAGGAACCCGTGGATCTTAATAACTGTGAGAAGGAGCCCATCCACATCCCCGGGCTGATTCAGCCGCATGGCGTATTGCTGGCCGTGACTCAGAACAAGGATAACCGGATTGTCCAGGCCAGCCGCAATACAGATGTACTGCTGGGTGTCGCTGCAGACGCTCTACTGGGCACATCTATGGCGGATCTGGTGGGTCCCGAACAGCTGAACATGCTGCTTGAACGCAGTGTGAATGCCAAAGAAACAGCAGATTTACAATATATAATTATACAGATTAAAGTCGCAGGTGTTCCGGAGGACTTCTTCTGCATCCTTCACGAAAGTGAAGGTCTGATGATTGTTGAACTGGAGCCTGCCTCCATCGATCAGAGCGACAGCACCAACGACTTCGACTGG
The sequence above is a segment of the Paenibacillus sp. FSL R7-0204 genome. Coding sequences within it:
- the murI gene encoding glutamate racemase, with the protein product MRIGFFDSGIGGLTVLHQALKLLPQEDYLFYADTNHVPYGEKTKDEVREYILQAVDFMAKQHIKALVVACNTATSIVIEELRQRYDFPVLGIEPAVKPAVEQSEGKQKKVLVLATRLTLQEKKYHDLVHRIDHGEIVDSLPLPGLVEFAERFDFDEDRIIPYLKSELAHLDLKRYSTVVLGCTHFPYFEGSLRKIFPDTVDFISGSLGTARHLKQILQAGGRINEGTGDILFYRSSVKVDDPSMLSKYGRLFKRLDDIEQSINLSKGADLT
- a CDS encoding DUF2441 domain-containing protein; protein product: MQASERYVYHIVTRKKMALNQIIHFDNQQKNTLYRFFFEQEQLNSKGEDVIQILHGNYTDDGLKLDKEDADVTVKYAEQTIRAVREVIVEMVRLQEHPEYPSRLSCLYAAKSYEDALMWKSIFDSYHRKVLQIVKLKVTGAIFEGDGGLLPKEDATPFSRKIEQAREYWKGNLNNALPELLINGRIEVVDIITEYPCS
- a CDS encoding GNAT family N-acetyltransferase, translating into MSHYTTIMERLRRNPLKNVTLLKMMTAYHTQIDSVLIEQQEEWGVLLLMPAATFAYDQRTYPEADTVVLMDYSSPEVFPALLKRLPQDANLVFKLQEDAYRQALEPYFTLRRVRSLYSYSSAEGQRFSADEACTVSDTIDERLLPLWMANEYSLEEITQYFEDGAFGVTLFDGETPLSTCMVYRNEEQIWEIGGVRTVEAARQRGLAQRVVRTAVFHTQKRGFIPRYQVLENNPASIRLAESIGLTRAVTLEHWVNY
- a CDS encoding C45 family peptidase, whose amino-acid sequence is MSDNPLLERKSAQFTHLVTEGTHYEVGRTLGAHHKNDPAMLKFLSSPFMGASPLTPHAADKAMESFERYCPGLNEEIQGFADETGALAAHVVFYYSYFQAPGHCTQAAYRTEASAGQSGQTYHMRNYDFGWEDEPYNQLLLSTTRVKGKPAHTGFALQLFGRYDGMNEAGLTITTTSGRVRPEMTGEGFIFPGVVRALLDQCTTAEEAAQLMRSMPVADYRNFLISDAQGNIALVETAGTGKAIQYHPDAASLSASQLVLSANHYTLPSMQLHNQQVMENSWTRYDALRTALIDDNTAINPVAAMKAAAGREYPEGICCHHYSEGLGTLWSMVCDNTARELHICFGSPQLNGWRTFGFHDPAGMRVYEAVLPDKPSAEGFWTRPR
- a CDS encoding GrpB family protein, with amino-acid sequence MAEKTKVVEVVPYDPAWKAEYSRIEARMLEIAGDLIIRSEHVGSTSIEGLWAKPVIDIDLVMASYDQLPEIIRRLQAFGYEHQGNLGIEGREAFKSNQDDGFMKYHLYVCPKDGKGYVEHILFRDYLRSHPAAREEYQAVKQRLAEEYRYDIDAYCDGKTAFVQSILQRASQQQE
- a CDS encoding response regulator gives rise to the protein MNILIADDERAIREGIKRTIKQISAEHQVFVAGRAEEAVKILEEQHIHIVLTDILMPGMNGLEFMKISKRRYPYVKWIVISAHSEFSYAQEAVRLGARDYLLKPIGKHKLTELIDSLTTEIQQDNHISRQGERLKTSLRFLREGVFQRLASGLDIGNLDIDAFIEDYHSFYLVMIQLEPGDQSARLEHFIVENVLSELIERYGRGFVVSYDRQHLLGLISPGESVRIEQFQDEVKTHLTHYLKIPFQIIHSGLSCDFHTVPQIVKRMREASAFQGPPLEPMKGSGEKAIEVALQYIKEHFYEELSLERIASVVFLNPAYFSQLFKQKTGQGYKEYVTSLRLEQAKLLLLNPGLKLADIAERVGYQDMRHFTQMFRKKYQLTPTEYRQAESISILRSKGTL